GGAATGacatttcatttcttcattgttaCGGGCTTGCAGGGCTGCCTGatagttcagtggttagtactgttgccacacactaccagggacctgggttcgatcccagcactaggtgactgtctgtgtgcagtttgcacattctccccatgtctgtgtccaaaaatatgcacgttaggtgaattggccgtgctaaattgtctttagtatccagggatgtgaatgcaaggtgggttagctgtggggatgcagggatagggtggggatttgggtgggatgctccttggagggttgtgtggagactcaatgggctgaacagcctctttccacactgtagggattctgaattaaaatcctggaactccctgagCACAGTGGATGCCGTTACATCCCAATAAGTGCAGTGATTCAGGGAGGCAGCTCACCAAAGCCTGCTCTAGGGTGGTTAGGGATGGGGAGTAAATGCTGGCTGAACCAGCAACGCCCATGTCCCATTAAACAAATTTGAATGAGTGATTCAGGTCTGGAATGCGCTGTGTGTAAGCGTGGTGAAGGCAGAATTAATTGTGGCTTTCAaaggataattatctgaagaaataaaaatgaggaCGGCAGAAAACAGAAGGGGAGTGGGAATTACACGTGCAGAGTGCTGACAAAGATACAATGGGCTGCACAATTACATCACAGAAGGAGGACGCTCCAGGAACATTTCCACAGCCTAACAAGTTTTAAACTTGTATTGTCAGTATTGTTCAGTCACTTTTCCTCTTAGGTTTGCCAACTATGAATGTTACCCATGAGGTTTTAACTCATGAACTCATCTACTTCTACACTTCTGTCTTTACAAGACGCCAACTTCCTATTACTATTATTAACCACTTTAAAGGTTCAGTTAACCGATCTTTTCTCTTATACAGCAATCAAAAGTTTTTGAAGAAAATGGCAAAGACTACCATCAAATTTAGTAATGCTATGACTTTGTTCCTGGAGGCTAACTTTTCAAATCTGAGGGTGTCTCCGAAAATCGTGGAGGGCTTGTAACCCTTTGTCATTGCCCAAATGTAACTACCTAGAGTGAGGGTTTGCCAGGCTTGGGCAGATGGGAATGGCAGAAAAGTGAGGGGCAAACAAAAGAAGTTTTCTGCGCTTTCAACTGACGAGCTGGACGGGCCGATTCTGAGGTGTGTGGCATTCGCTGACAATATCTCACATTACTGGATCGTGGTGATGTTTGGATTGGGACCAGAGGCAATAGCAGTGTAGAGGATTGGCATATTTCAGTTTAGTTAGAAAGGAGGAAggaaggcgagagagagcgagagagagacacagtaaGAGAGACAAAGagtaaaatagaaacaaaaatgtcCGTATataactttaaaaagaaacatcctgCATTTGCACAAGGTCTTACTAAACATGATCTGGAAGTGCCTGCAGGCAATGAAATATTTCTGAGATATAGTCACTGTCATAATATAGGAAAGTCACCAGCTTGTTTGCATGTGTCCAGGTCCTTGTCAGGAGCTTGATGACTATTAGTCAGGTTTTATGATgctgataaatgttggccagagataacaccaccaccccccccccacttcctacTTTTTCAAAAGAACTATGGGATCTTTCACGCTTGATTTCACTCCGTGCCTCTAAGACATCCCCTGAATGCTGCACTGGACTGTCAGGTCAAGCCCTGGAGTGGGAGTTGACCCAGGAACCCTTGATCCAGAAGTGTGAGTGCTGCCAACTGAGCCACAACTGCACGTCCATCAATGTGATTTACATTGAAAAGAATCTGAAATCAATCTAGGCCCTGGCGCTTTGTCCATAAGCTCGCAGAACGTTGATCATTGGAAGGGAAAAACACATCATTCACTCAGGTGGAAGATGAAacactgattttctttttgttgttgttttctttctttcaggAAACTGAGAAACTTGAAGAAGAGAAGTCTGGTCTTCAGAAAGAAATCGCTGTGCTgcagaaggagaaggagaagctgGAATTCATGCTGGTTGCCCACAAGCCCGTTTGCAAAATGGCGCCTGGGAACGACTGCAGGAGGCGATCTGCGTCCCCCGAGCCACAGGCTGGACGGACGGCAAACACGGTGGTGGTCAAGCAGGAGCCGGAAGACGAAGAAGAGGAGTCGAAGTTGGCCATGCCCAGTGCGGTGTCCAAGACACAGAGGTCCGTCATCAAACCGGTAACCGACATCTCCATAGCCAACAGCTACTTCCTGGAGGCTGAGCCCCTCAACACACCGGTGGTGGTGACTTCCACACCTGCAGCCAACATCACCCCATGTGCTGCCAGCCTGGTCTTCACTTACCCCAGCGTGCCCAGCCTTGACCAAGAGCCCACTTCAGAGTCTTGCTCCAAGGCCCACCGCAGAAGCAGCAGCAGTGGTGACCAGTCTTCAGACTccttgaactcccccaccttactCGCTCTTtgaggaatgtgctggaaatTTCATTCCCGTGCCCCCTGCACCCCCgccaccccccaacccctccaCGTCCACCTCTGTGGGGAGATTGTGAGAGATGAAAACGGATTTTTGTTGTCTTGACCAGAGTTTATGGGATTGAACTACTTCTAAACACTTCAGACTCacgggggagtggtgggggtgtagggtttggaggctgtgggttagggagtggtgggggttggaatcgttgttggggggaggggagtgggattGGGAGCAGGCTAAATATTTGAAGCCGCTTGGATGTGGTGGCCATTGCTGAATGTAGACACTTATCAATGGCATCCTGTGGGTCACTGGTGGTCCGAGACGCAGAAGGATGGGATCGGGAGAATTGTAGCCATGTGGGAGCTGTTACCATGGCAATGCCCATTGGCAGGATATGCAGGCCTTTCTGAACTGTCAAAGTTGACCAATACCAGACAAAAGGAGAGGCCCACGTTCTGAACTCCATTTTTGAAAGATGTTTTCCTGATTCCTGTTTTCTTCCTCCAAGTCTTTACTACATGGGGAGATGTCACTGATCCATGGTGTATCACTTCGGTTCTGGACCACAAGAGTTTTAGTTTTAAACTTTGTGCTATCTCCATTTTTGCAATTCTTTCATTGCTGACAGAGTCTATGATGGAAACCGCTCTCTAATGTGACATTCATGTCCTGTAAAGAACAAATTTACTCTGCAACGCTTCTGAAATGCCTCAATGATATTCTGAAAAAATTCTGCAATACTGGAATTGCTGTCAAACCTTGTCGGATTTCAGCATTAATAGAGCAAAAGAAACTTGTACCACAACGTTACGGTAGAATGATTATCTTGTGCCCTTCCAACCTCAACTGTATACCCTTCTGCCTTCTGACTTTAACTGTagtatttatatatttttaaaatttaagtgaATAATAGAAGTAGACTGCAAAAGCTTCATGTTGGAAGATGAAAGGATTGCAGACCCGATGAGGTCAGGTCACGACAGGGTGTAGGATTTTAGCTCATCTAAGATTTGCTGATCTACTGATGAGAGGAGGACTCGGAAAGCTAGTATTCATTAGTGTTAAGAGTAGCCCTACCTGTGTGCGCCGGTCGGTTTTTGTATCTAAAGGTACATCAAGAACACTACTTCAAAGACAGTGGAACACCCAGCAAAAGGACTATAATTATGTCGGACCTCTTTGTGCGGAGTAATCAACACTCTTAATGAACTTATCTTCTGAAATGTGGGCGAATGCACAAGCTCTTGACCATGCTAGGGTCAGTTGGATGAGGTGATGGGTGTTGGGCTGACAAAATTATTCATAGTTTCTGCTGAGATCAATCAAGAAACCTCCCTCATCAATATTCAGTCTTATCCAAGAAATTTCCATCTCCTCCAAGGAAAATTCTGGGGTAATTCCCAGCATCTCAACatcccctaccccaccccccaGCTCTGAAGTGGAACAAATGGATTTCTATTGAAGATTTTTGGCTTGTCCTGATTTTGTCCCGGCAACAGACtgcaaacatttattttggagCATTGAAATGTGtttctctgccccctctcccctccacacgccccccccccccccacccccaccaaaggCTGGAAAATGTCGGACTTTTTGAAACATCATGTTTTTGCTAATGACTGTAGCTAACAGTTAACATCCCAGGACGTTTTCCCTGTCGCTGATAATGTGAGGAAAGTTTCTATGCAAAATGGACCCATTCCTAACAATGGTACAAGCAGTCATTTGGGAGAACAGAGTTCTCGCATTGCACagaaaaagacttttttttcctctatcTTACACCTATCTGGACAATTTTCAAGAATGCCAATGTAAagaaaccaatgttttatactgAGAAGAGAGTGCTAATTGATTGTTAAGTGGGTTCTCATTGGTAGAGGCCTGATTGTGTAGAGTGCATCAGTGAGATGGCTGACAGTATGCTTTTTTTTCTGCAACAGGGCACAGATTATTTTATTTCCCCCCCTTACAACTGATGGACACTTAGCCCATTTGTCTCTTTCCACCTTTGATGCTGGGGGATATGGGTGCAGTCACCAGCTGTTAAGACGGCAGGGAGAGACACAGAACCTTAGCCTTCTCAGCTCCCATGTCCCAATCAGCACCAGACTGTGTCTGACTGGAaccaccaatttgatgggagtcAGTCTGCTTTATTCCACTGATTTCTCGAGCAGACCACAGCAGCAAACATGAAGCAGGCATTTTCcagttttttgtttatttataacTTCCTCTGTGAATTTTGTTTATGGGGTTTTTTTTTAGTTGTTTCCAGAATTAAAATTGACTGATCATAGTAGGAAATGTGTTTACCGTTTGAGCAGGTCTCCGATGAACTGTTGATTTTTGACAATAAAAGCGCTACACTGGCTTTATTTTGTACTGGCCGACTGCCCGTGACATTGCACCCAGAGAGTGAGCAGCAGGGTAGGGTCACAGTTTGCTAGTGAGAGTCAAGGGACAGTGATGTCAGCGGACAGTACACCATCATTGTCccagctggttcgttgttccacaCAAcatcctcaacctgagctactaaTCTACTGTAAAACCTTAGAGTCATCAGTTTCCCATCTGGCCTAAAATTTTTaccagtccacagatgtgcaggtcaggtagcttgggcaattttagcatggccataACGTCCATAGGGATGTgaaggctagttggattagctgtgggaaatatagtgtcagggagggggtgtgggtcgtctgggtgggatgctcttcagagggttggtgtggactcaatgggctgaatggcctgcttccattctgGAGAAATTCTGTGATACCATAAGAACTCCCAGGAGCTGAGCAAAACGATGTTGTGGCTATGAACCTGACCTGTTTGACGCACTGTTCAGGATAAATGGTCAGGCACGAATGGATTTCTGATTGGTGAGCCTTTCAGAGAAGGGCACACATTTGTTTTCGGTATTTCCCAGATCTCCAGAGTAACTGTGGTTTTCACCACAACGTTTGGAAGTTAGTGGCAGAGGAGGGGACTAAATGTCCAGTGAAATGCATTTTGCCCCACATTCAGGGCTTTTTCACGTCATTTTGATTTCCCACTTGAGATAGAGCTAATCAGAACGCCCCTAATGTATTGTGAGAGCTCCTGATCATCTTGGAGCTGTCATAGCCTGTCCCAATTTTCCCTGTTTCCAAGCAACTAATAACACTTCCATTTAGTAGTGGCATTTTCCTGATTACTGTTTGCTCAAAAGCAGCAGCTGGTcttttgctgttttaaaaattaattccaaATCTTTCTGACCCCTGCCAAGTAAGAAGACAAAGGGCCACTTTCTTCATGCTTTTACGTTGCAAGATTTCCTATGGGATTGTTAAATCACAAAATAACCCTCCTGTCTGGACTTCTTTCGCCATCCATCCTCTGCATCAGTACTTATGAAAGATGCATTGCTAGGGGAACTCCTGACACCCAAACAACTTGGGAAATTAAATGAGGTGCCATGATACAGGACATCAGCGAAGGCTACTGGGGACAGAGTTACAAGAGGAGGTGGGTGGCATCAGGCTCGAGTTTTTATAAACCATGAGATTCCcgggaggaagggggagagattgagggaggTGCGGAGTTCCACATTGCGAGCTCCTGAGAGAGGACAAGGTTAGGAGATGATGCTATGATATTAGCTTTCGACAAGGAAGAGAGGTGCTGGAAGTATGTGGCGGTGGATTTGATACTCTGAAGAGACCAACAAAGAGTTCAGAGGAGTGCTGATTGCATTAGCTTTGTATGAGTGGTCAGAGAGAAGAGGCAATGAGAAATGTTGTGATGGGGATGGCGATATTACTGTCTCAGCTGTAGACTTGGAAACTCAGCAGGATGTACATTTCTTTTGATGCAGAGTCATTTGAAAACCTACTGGAGGAAGTTTTACTCAATGGCTCACTGAGCACCTTTTAACCCTACTGGGGGGGGCCTCGTGCTTGTACTGAATGGCTGCTGTTAGCTGGGATCACTTGCTACATGTTGCTGTGTTGGATGATAAGTCAACACTTGACGGGCCAAATGATTTGTATTCATTACCCTTGTGTCCTTACTGGATCAAACATTGCTCATGCTTGCTGCTGTGGGCAGGTCAGTTTGAGACCATGAGCTAAGTCTTTCAGCGAATGCTTAGATCAGATTGGGTTTTAGTTCAGAGAATTGCAGTTGCAAGATTATGGAGGAAACGCACAAGAAAAAGACTACAGAAGTAGAAGTGCCTCTATTTCAGGTTGATTTGAAGGAAGAATTTGtcgaaattattttttaaaaattattttaaaaatcctttttaaGGTAGGCGACCAACCAGAGTAGTACAACATCAGAGACCAGACTATAGTTGCTACTTTGCATGTTTACAGATTTTTACCCAAATTGACCCATGAAAGAGATGACAATGAAATTCAGCATTTCAGTACTGTATGTTCACAATAAAGAGATCTTACGTCCATTAGTACAGGTTCAGTATGATTTAGATGATATGCCTCGCTCCTGAGAGACGGGTAACAGAGATAGAGAAGCACAGGTGAAGGTTGAAAAGGCATGGAGAGAAAAATTACTGGAGACACAAAGTGGGTCAGTCAGCATCCAAATGGCAGCTGTGGGACCTTAATTCATCTCAAACGTTCATTATATCATCCACCCCTAGgctgaagctgtacaaatgtGTAAAGTAATGCAGAGTCAGCAGTATAACTTGGTCTTCCCAGTACACTCAACTCTTAAGGGTTATTGTTGGAATTAAATTAGTACTGCGTAGTATGAAAAGGCAATGAGGGATGCCAAGCCTGAGTAGACTGAAGGCCAAGACTTCTCAGGAATGTTGTATCATAGCAGGGCCCAAAAAGGTGACAAACATCGAATGGCCTTGTATCCTATTATAAATATTTTAGGGAGATTTTGATTGGTAAACATTTGATTTTAgtatgaatttttcaaaaaagtCCACCTTTTTAGGATACGGTCTTGTGATAATTCAGTGCAATTGATGAAGGAAGTGCTCATGGCTGTGGTCCTGTCCCACACTTAGAAAGGAACGGGAGAGATGGCAAGGCAAGTCAAATGGTGGTTTGAGCAAgccatcatttttattttgatttttcaaaACGGCTGCAAGtgatcagaagaatgagagagttGAGGAATCCCACAGGGTTGTGATCTTGATTCAGAATGAGTTTGAGGAGGAGAATCCAGGGAGTTTAATTTCTGCGCAGGTGAAGATGTGGAACATGGCAAAGGTCTGTTTTTAGGGTCAGGTCTCACTGCAATATACAGAGGAATTAATAGTGAAACCAGAGAAAATGGGAGGGACTTTAACTAGTCCTAAAGTCGAGTGATATGACTTCCCTGGAGGTGTATAAATGCTGTGCTGGATGGACTGGGCATGAGTATCGATTATAAGGCAACAAGACTGAATACAGTGAAAGCATTGAGATCTACAATCTATCTCACAGGGACCATGATAAGATTTGTAAATCTGTatgattaacttttttttaaagaaaatatgaatAATTGTTTGAAAAAAGTCAGTCAGGTCTACTTTTGCTATTCAAAATtgtatgtgtcagtatttattaAACAACAAATCAATATTTTAGATTATTGCTGTCTTCTGAACCAATACAGATCATGCACCTTGATGTACTGAGATGTTGCATACACGCTTTGATCTATTGCCAGAAGTAAAGTTTCAGTTTTACACACTGCCACAGAAATAGATTACATTCCAATGGGGCTTCAGCTATTGACGGAAGCAAATTGTTAACCTATCAAGAATCGCATTTTTTTTGCTGAATTGTGATGGATTGCATAAAAAAAGACCAAAATGCATAGGATGTGTAATATAGAATTAATACAGAACAGACCCTGTGGCCCATTGAGTGTGCGCTGGCAAAAAAAGCTGCTCTAAATCTAcaccagtcccattttccaacacattAGATGTGTTATGACAACTCAAGTGTTCATCTGCATACTTTCTCCCCCTCAATTACCCTCCCAGGTAGTGTATTCCAGACCTCCGCCCCACCACTCTGGGTGGAAAAAGTCTTTCCTCAAATCCCTGCTCAACCTGCCCTTCATAATAAAATTATTGATTCATCAACTaaaggaacagctgctctctatccATTCCATGCATCTCATAATCTTGTATACCTCTCTCAGGTCCTCTCTGTGTTTTGTGCTCCAAAGGAAACAACCTATTAACTTGTTCAGCGTTCTATTGGCAAGCATCCCAACATCGTTCTGTTCATCTGAGCTTCCTcatgtcctgccattcactgGGTTGCCCCTGGTTACTtcctttatcagtttcccatgtgggactttgtcttGATGTCAGGGACAGTCATCATTCTCACCTCAGATCcggaattcagctcatttgtccgTCCTTGAAGCAAGGCTATACtgaggtcaggagatgagtgtccctggcagaacccaaaaggtgtgtcactgagcaggttattgctgagcagatgctgctagGTAGCACTGTTACATCTTTCCATCATTTTCCTGATAATTGAGAGTACACCAAGGCAACAATGATTTGCCCTTCTGTGTCCAAGAGAACGATTTTCCAcctgtcgggtagatgccagtgttgtaacagtATTGGGCCAGGggcatggcaagttctggagcacaaggctTCAGCATTATTTCAGGAAtattgtcagagcccatagcctttgcagtatccagtgtcttcaactgtttcttgatatcatagggggtgaatcaaattgcttgaagactggcatctgcaaTGTtagggacctctggaggaggcagagaaggatcatccacttggcacttcaggctgaagattgttgtaatTATTCAGTCTTGTCCTTTTGCACCGATGTGCGGGGCTCCTCCATTATTGAGaacggggatatttgtggagctacctcctccagtgagttgtttaattgtccaccatcattcacgactggatgtggcaggactgtagagatTAGATCCAACTCATTGGTTGTGGGTTCGATTAGCTCTGCCTTTCACTCACTGCCTATACTGTTTGGCagacaagtagtcctgtttggggGCTTCAACAGGTTGACAtgtcatcttcaggtatgcctggtgctgctcttggcatgctcTCCGGCACTCTCCATTGGACCAGggtgatcctctggcttgatggtaatggttgagtgggggttatgctggccatgaggttacaggttgCGCTGGAATAccgttctgctgctgttgatggctcacagtgcctcatgggtgcccaatcttgagttgttagatccgATCatagtctgtcccatttagcacaatgatagtgccacacaacatgatgaacattattctcagtgtgaaggtgggacttcaccACGataaggactgtgcgatggtcactcttcccGATAccgtcatggacagatgcaactgcggctggcagattggtaaggatgaggtcaagtatgttttttttttccttgttggctccctcaccatctgctgcagacccagtctagcagctgtgtcctttaggacccaaccagctcgatcagtagtactgctgccgagccactcttggttgTTGATAGCACCTGCACAGAGCATgttttgcacccttgccaccttcagtgcttcctgtaagtggtgttccacatggaggagtcagctgagggaggacagtgcGCGGTAATCAGCAGGACATTTCCTGGCCCCAGTTTTATCTCAAGCCGTGAGACTTTATCAgcctcagagttaatgttgaggactcgCGGGCAACACCCTcgtgactgtataccactgtgtccTTACctgtgctgggtctgtcctgtcagtgggtcaggacagACCCAGGGACAATGGCGTCTGGCAAATTgtgaggtatgattccatgaggaTGATTGTGTCAGGCcgttgcttgactaatctgtgggacagctctcccaattttggaacTAGCCCCCAGATGGTAGTGAGGAGGAATCTGCAGGGTTGACAGTGCTGTTTCTGCCATTCTCTTTTCCGATACTTTAGTTGAGCTAGGTAGTTTGTCTAACTTAATTCCTTTTTGAGACTTGCTGGTGGTTGATACAACTGAGGGGCTCGCTGGGccgtttcagagggcaattgttttttcttcttttactTTTGTAGCTTATGTTTCCTCTACCTTCTAGTCTAGCCATGTTTTAATTTCTATTTCTATCTCAACTTCGAGATCCCATCCCCCTGCCGATGTTGTTTAAATTCACCCCAACAAGGTGAGCAAATTTCCCCATAAGAATGTTGGTACAATTTGTTTTCAGATATAATCCATCCAACATATATCGTTCCCACCTCCCACAGAAATGGGACCCTCAAAAATCTAAAGCCCTCTCTCCTACACAATCTCTTCA
Above is a window of Stegostoma tigrinum isolate sSteTig4 chromosome 4, sSteTig4.hap1, whole genome shotgun sequence DNA encoding:
- the fosl2 gene encoding fos-related antigen 2 isoform X2; protein product: MYQEYPVNYDSSSRSSLSPAHQDSVFSSSGSGGNFNSASQKYRSDMPGSSSAFVPTITAITTSQDLQWMVQPTVITSMSSPYSRTHPYSLSAASISSPSSTTLHRPGVIKTIGETGRRKRDEQLTPEEEEKRRVRRERNKLAAAKCRNRRRELTERLQDETEKLEEEKSGLQKEIAVLQKEKEKLEFMLVAHKPVCKMAPGNDCRRRSASPEPQAGRTANTVVVKQEPEDEEEESKLAMPSAVSKTQRSVIKPVTDISIANSYFLEAEPLNTPVVVTSTPAANITPCAASLVFTYPSVPSLDQEPTSESCSKAHRRSSSSGDQSSDSLNSPTLLAL
- the fosl2 gene encoding fos-related antigen 2 isoform X3 — encoded protein: MPGSSSAFVPTITAITTSQDLQWMVQPTVITSMSSPYSRTHPYSLSAASISSPSSTTLHRPGVIKTIGETGRRKRDEQIFHCRLPLPFLHPTQQHDLGRGLLDGHRQSCSVSDHKLPCYCRLTPEEEEKRRVRRERNKLAAAKCRNRRRELTERLQDETEKLEEEKSGLQKEIAVLQKEKEKLEFMLVAHKPVCKMAPGNDCRRRSASPEPQAGRTANTVVVKQEPEDEEEESKLAMPSAVSKTQRSVIKPVTDISIANSYFLEAEPLNTPVVVTSTPAANITPCAASLVFTYPSVPSLDQEPTSESCSKAHRRSSSSGDQSSDSLNSPTLLAL